Proteins encoded within one genomic window of Lysinibacillus sphaericus:
- a CDS encoding aminopeptidase, with product MTFEEKLQAYAELAVKVGVNIQPGQYLLVNTSVEAIDFARLVVKEAYKAGAGRVHVNFSDDEMDRAYFEHASDEEFNRFPEWVVKMRDELIERKGALLWIDAADPDKLTGISAERLATHQKVSGAALKNYRNAVMKDLIAWSIVAVPSAKWAGKVFPSLDVEKQVPALWEAIFKTVHIGEGNAVENWRTHVANLESRAALLNNKKYAKLHYTAPGTDLTIALAPQHKWLTGGSRTPEGTVFIANMPTEEVYTLPMKQGVEGYVSNTKPLVYQGNIIDGFKLTFEEGKIIDAQAQVGHDLLQELIAVDEGSCYLGEVALVPHESPISASEILYFNTLFDENASNHLAIGEAYPTCLEGGRDLENGQLEALGANISVTHEDFMIGSGDMDIDGILPDGTVEPIFRKGSWAF from the coding sequence ATGACATTTGAAGAAAAATTACAAGCATATGCCGAACTTGCGGTGAAGGTTGGTGTTAATATTCAACCTGGGCAATACTTATTAGTTAATACTTCGGTGGAAGCAATAGACTTTGCGCGTTTAGTAGTGAAAGAGGCATACAAGGCTGGTGCTGGTCGTGTTCATGTGAATTTTTCAGATGATGAAATGGATCGCGCTTATTTCGAGCATGCGTCTGATGAAGAATTTAATCGTTTCCCCGAATGGGTTGTTAAAATGCGTGATGAGTTAATCGAACGCAAAGGGGCATTATTATGGATTGATGCCGCAGATCCAGACAAATTAACGGGTATTTCAGCTGAGCGATTAGCCACACACCAAAAAGTATCAGGTGCTGCATTGAAAAACTATCGCAATGCCGTGATGAAGGATTTAATCGCTTGGTCGATTGTAGCTGTACCTTCAGCCAAATGGGCAGGAAAAGTATTCCCGAGTTTAGACGTGGAAAAACAAGTACCAGCGCTATGGGAAGCAATCTTTAAAACGGTGCATATTGGTGAAGGCAATGCGGTTGAAAACTGGCGTACACATGTTGCAAACTTAGAATCACGAGCTGCATTATTAAATAATAAAAAATATGCAAAACTACATTATACTGCACCAGGCACAGATTTAACGATTGCTTTAGCACCACAGCATAAGTGGTTAACGGGTGGGAGCAGAACACCTGAAGGTACTGTATTTATCGCTAATATGCCGACGGAAGAAGTGTATACCTTACCAATGAAACAAGGTGTCGAGGGGTATGTAAGCAATACCAAGCCATTAGTATACCAAGGCAATATTATTGATGGCTTTAAGCTTACCTTTGAAGAAGGAAAAATTATTGATGCACAAGCGCAAGTTGGGCATGATTTATTGCAAGAGTTAATCGCTGTCGATGAAGGATCTTGTTATTTAGGAGAAGTTGCACTTGTCCCACATGAATCCCCAATTTCAGCTTCAGAGATCTTATATTTTAATACATTATTTGATGAAAATGCATCCAACCATTTAGCGATTGGTGAAGCGTATCCAACTTGTTTAGAAGGTGGAAGAGATTTAGAAAATGGTCAACTTGAAGCATTAGGTGCCAATATTTCAGTAACACATGAGGACTTTATGATTGGTAGCGGCGACATGGATATTGACGGTATTTTACCAGATGGCACTGTGGAGCCAATTTTCCGTAAAGGTAGCTGGGCTTTTTAA
- a CDS encoding carboxylate--amine ligase: MAIEHTFLPVLLGDEMNAYGMARAFYESYGVKPLALNHTNMEKIHQSDLLTFREVPRLHIEERFVVALQAIAEEFSEKKLLLLACDEFYVKKIVQHKEELCDDYVIPYVDAPLANQLLTRESMYQLCEQYGFHYPDMHVCTVNDYEELKTLDYPVVIKPMNMTKYASCIFPGKKKVYIAQNEEEKDAIFQAIYKESAYRDDLMVQQYIPGEDANMRVVNAYVGQDHKVKLLSVGNPILEEHSPDGIGRYVAIMTTYDKELMECVKTFLEALKFQGFATFDMKFDERDGLYKLLSIELHNELSNYYVTASGYNLMQYVADDFIRGSKQQLTYVQNKHLWTIVPNGILFKYVLNEKLVMEAKSLIRQGLATDSIFNYKDMNAKRWLNVTLENLSFYRKYKKYFNNKGLSNS; encoded by the coding sequence ATGGCCATTGAGCACACTTTTTTACCAGTTTTATTAGGCGATGAAATGAATGCTTACGGCATGGCACGAGCATTTTACGAGTCCTATGGCGTTAAACCACTTGCATTAAATCATACGAATATGGAAAAAATTCACCAAAGTGATTTATTAACTTTTCGTGAAGTACCAAGATTACATATTGAAGAGCGCTTTGTTGTTGCTTTACAAGCCATTGCAGAAGAATTTTCCGAAAAGAAGTTATTGCTTTTAGCCTGTGATGAGTTTTACGTAAAGAAAATCGTGCAGCATAAAGAGGAGCTATGTGATGATTATGTAATTCCCTATGTCGATGCACCGCTTGCCAATCAATTATTAACACGAGAAAGCATGTATCAGTTGTGCGAACAGTATGGTTTCCATTATCCTGATATGCATGTATGTACGGTAAATGATTACGAGGAATTGAAGACACTTGATTATCCAGTTGTCATTAAGCCAATGAATATGACGAAATACGCAAGTTGTATTTTTCCTGGTAAGAAAAAGGTATATATTGCACAAAATGAAGAAGAAAAAGATGCTATTTTCCAAGCAATCTATAAGGAGTCAGCATATCGCGATGACTTAATGGTTCAGCAATATATTCCAGGCGAAGATGCTAATATGCGTGTTGTGAATGCTTATGTTGGACAAGATCACAAAGTCAAGCTACTATCTGTAGGGAACCCCATTTTAGAAGAGCATTCACCGGATGGTATTGGGCGTTATGTCGCCATTATGACCACTTACGACAAAGAACTAATGGAGTGTGTGAAAACATTTCTAGAGGCGCTAAAATTTCAAGGCTTTGCTACATTCGATATGAAATTTGATGAACGTGATGGGTTGTACAAATTGTTAAGTATAGAATTACATAATGAACTATCGAATTATTATGTGACGGCAAGCGGCTATAATTTAATGCAGTATGTAGCGGATGATTTTATTCGAGGGAGTAAACAACAGCTTACATATGTGCAGAACAAGCACCTCTGGACGATTGTGCCAAATGGTATATTATTTAAATACGTATTAAATGAAAAGCTTGTGATGGAAGCAAAGAGTTTAATTCGCCAAGGTTTAGCAACGGATTCTATTTTTAATTATAAAGATATGAATGCGAAACGTTGGTTAAATGTAACGCTTGAAAACTTAAGCTTTTATCGCAAATATAAGAAATATTTTAACAACAAAGGTCTGTCTAACTCATGA
- a CDS encoding DEAD/DEAH box helicase gives MSVINLLKEELQAKWNFEEAMKIQEEMIPAMLEGKDIVAESPTGSGKTLAYVLPLLNKVNGAKKQTQGLIVAPSQELAMQIVEVIREWIAGTDITVQQLIGGANSARQIEKLKKKPTIVVGTPGRLNELVRSGKLKLKEIETVILDECDQLLSREYRVVVKSFIEGAAYGRQVVVVSATITEEIELVASRMMFEPLRFKIKPEDMVKVGKVVHSFVKVEERDKTDLLRRMAHTEGLRALAFVNNIDQLLMKETKLQYRSAPIVTLHSDMKKEERKKALDAFRKGEARILIATDIAARGLDIAGLTHVIHVDVPRTIEQYLHRSGRTGRAGADGEVLTLLSYNDEKTYKKWTREVPGKPVQKIWHDGKLVEGNSKTIGQKRGK, from the coding sequence ATGTCAGTAATTAATTTATTAAAAGAAGAATTGCAAGCAAAATGGAACTTTGAAGAAGCGATGAAAATTCAAGAAGAAATGATTCCAGCAATGCTTGAAGGCAAAGATATTGTAGCAGAATCACCGACAGGCTCAGGTAAGACATTGGCCTATGTGTTGCCATTACTAAATAAAGTAAATGGGGCGAAAAAGCAAACACAAGGACTGATTGTTGCGCCGTCTCAAGAATTAGCAATGCAAATTGTCGAGGTCATCCGTGAATGGATTGCAGGTACTGATATTACAGTACAACAACTAATTGGTGGAGCAAACTCTGCAAGACAAATCGAGAAGTTAAAGAAGAAACCGACAATCGTAGTTGGTACACCAGGTCGCCTAAACGAATTAGTGCGTTCAGGGAAATTAAAGTTAAAAGAAATTGAAACAGTTATTTTAGATGAATGCGATCAGCTATTGAGCCGCGAGTATCGCGTTGTCGTAAAATCATTTATCGAAGGTGCGGCTTACGGGCGCCAAGTAGTTGTGGTTTCTGCGACAATTACGGAGGAAATTGAATTAGTCGCTAGCCGCATGATGTTTGAACCTTTACGTTTCAAAATTAAACCTGAAGATATGGTGAAGGTTGGCAAAGTTGTCCATTCATTTGTGAAAGTAGAAGAACGTGATAAAACGGACTTATTACGTAGAATGGCGCATACAGAAGGGTTACGTGCGCTTGCTTTTGTCAATAATATCGATCAATTATTAATGAAAGAAACGAAGTTACAATATCGTTCAGCGCCAATTGTTACTTTACATTCTGACATGAAAAAAGAAGAGCGTAAAAAAGCATTAGATGCATTTCGTAAAGGTGAAGCGCGTATTTTAATCGCCACTGATATAGCTGCACGTGGTTTAGATATTGCCGGTTTAACACATGTTATTCATGTCGATGTACCACGTACAATTGAACAGTATTTGCATCGTTCAGGCCGTACTGGTCGAGCGGGAGCAGATGGTGAAGTCCTTACGTTGTTATCATACAACGATGAAAAAACATATAAAAAGTGGACGCGTGAAGTTCCTGGCAAACCTGTGCAAAAAATATGGCACGATGGCAAGCTAGTAGAAGGTAATTCAAAAACAATTGGACAAAAGCGAGGGAAATAA
- a CDS encoding exonuclease SbcCD subunit D, which produces MKIFHTADWHLGKLVQGIYMTEDQRYILQQFLQAIEEEQPDAIIVAGDLYDRSMPPVEAVNLLNDVFAEIVLEKKIPVLAVAGNHDSAGRLNFGSRLMRDSGLHIVGQFTKEHSPIVLTDEFGEVHFHLVPYAEPASVRTILEDDTIQSHQDAMQKIIAHIQQTMDTTKRHIFIGHAFVTKYGFEEDNTSDSERPLSIGGSDCVDAALFEHFNYTALGHLHKAHFVLNNTIRYAGSPLKYSLSEHLHEKGFLIVELDANGHVEVNKRKLVPRRDLRVVEGFMDDLLQLPPCDDYVFVRLTDTTPVASPMERIRTVFPHAMHIERKASRIQVAQEIQAVETEKVEDIDLFRGFYADVLGDQPDPETERLFLEMLQELLDEEREAVR; this is translated from the coding sequence ATGAAAATATTCCATACAGCCGATTGGCATTTAGGAAAACTTGTACAAGGTATCTATATGACCGAGGATCAGCGTTATATTTTACAGCAATTTTTGCAAGCGATTGAAGAAGAACAACCTGATGCAATTATTGTAGCAGGCGATTTATATGATCGTTCAATGCCACCTGTAGAGGCCGTTAACTTATTAAACGATGTTTTCGCAGAAATTGTACTTGAAAAGAAAATTCCGGTGTTAGCAGTTGCCGGAAATCATGACAGTGCAGGACGATTAAATTTTGGTAGTCGTCTTATGCGAGATAGTGGGTTACATATCGTAGGGCAATTCACAAAAGAACATTCACCAATCGTTCTGACAGATGAATTCGGTGAGGTGCATTTTCACCTAGTGCCATATGCAGAACCAGCCTCCGTACGCACTATTTTAGAAGATGATACGATTCAGTCACATCAAGATGCAATGCAAAAAATCATCGCCCATATTCAGCAAACGATGGATACAACAAAGCGGCATATTTTTATTGGACATGCTTTTGTGACGAAATATGGCTTTGAAGAAGATAATACAAGTGATTCGGAACGGCCGCTATCCATCGGTGGGTCAGATTGCGTGGACGCTGCCCTATTTGAACATTTCAACTATACGGCACTTGGCCATTTGCATAAAGCTCACTTTGTACTGAATAACACAATCCGTTATGCAGGTTCACCGTTGAAATATTCGTTGTCGGAACATTTGCATGAGAAAGGCTTTTTAATTGTAGAGCTAGATGCTAATGGACATGTAGAGGTTAACAAACGCAAGCTTGTGCCAAGACGTGATCTACGAGTGGTGGAAGGCTTCATGGATGATTTATTACAACTACCACCATGTGATGATTATGTCTTTGTACGATTAACAGACACGACACCTGTAGCCTCACCGATGGAGCGAATCCGTACTGTTTTTCCACATGCAATGCATATTGAACGTAAAGCATCACGAATACAAGTAGCCCAAGAAATACAAGCTGTTGAAACGGAAAAAGTAGAGGATATTGACTTGTTTCGTGGATTTTATGCAGATGTTTTGGGCGATCAACCTGATCCAGAAACCGAGCGTTTGTTTTTAGAGATGCTACAAGAATTATTAGATGAGGAACGGGAGGCAGTGCGATGA
- a CDS encoding C39 family peptidase: MWRDYKRLLIVGIMIIMLLSGCNQFTKQSRPKNELTVLTVEFNSGAPIPNLYIKLTDVESGKKIEEAMGSDEGEATFTNLVEGREYTITATTLNNVGDNDGYTTIEKFTYDVTKPYYRLPAHSSRAEQELAVPVIMQKPELPQGCEITSLTAVLNYYGMDVTKLEMADTYLPKQNIYTAGGQRYGPNPAVAYAGNPRDKANGMYVFAAPIVKAAEAAIADKQSNLRVTNMSGASQSDILELVEEGVPVVVWVTLDLSTPKTTGNKGWVYEGETLKRDAYINLHAVVLTGYSNKQVVVMDPLQGNVSYNVDEFFKSYQELNMQAVAVHK; this comes from the coding sequence TTGTGGAGGGATTATAAACGTCTTTTAATCGTAGGGATTATGATTATCATGCTACTTTCTGGTTGTAATCAATTTACAAAGCAGAGTCGACCTAAAAATGAATTAACAGTTTTGACGGTAGAATTTAATAGTGGTGCACCGATTCCTAATTTATATATAAAACTGACAGATGTGGAGTCTGGTAAGAAAATCGAAGAAGCGATGGGCTCTGATGAGGGAGAAGCTACTTTTACAAACCTTGTAGAAGGTAGGGAATATACGATTACTGCAACAACGCTCAATAACGTAGGTGACAATGATGGCTATACGACAATCGAAAAATTCACGTATGACGTGACCAAGCCCTATTACCGATTGCCAGCACATTCATCTAGAGCAGAACAGGAGCTAGCAGTTCCAGTCATTATGCAAAAGCCAGAACTTCCCCAAGGTTGTGAAATTACCTCACTAACAGCTGTTTTAAATTATTATGGTATGGATGTGACCAAGCTTGAAATGGCTGATACCTATTTGCCTAAACAGAATATTTATACAGCAGGTGGCCAGCGATATGGGCCGAATCCAGCTGTTGCCTACGCAGGAAATCCGCGTGATAAGGCCAATGGTATGTATGTCTTTGCTGCACCAATTGTGAAAGCGGCAGAAGCGGCGATTGCAGATAAGCAATCCAACTTGCGGGTAACGAATATGAGTGGTGCATCACAAAGTGATATTTTAGAGCTTGTTGAGGAGGGGGTACCGGTTGTTGTATGGGTAACGCTTGATTTATCGACACCTAAAACAACTGGCAATAAAGGATGGGTTTATGAAGGAGAAACGTTGAAACGTGATGCGTACATAAATTTACATGCTGTCGTATTAACCGGTTATTCAAATAAACAAGTTGTCGTAATGGATCCATTGCAGGGCAATGTTTCATACAATGTAGATGAATTTTTTAAGAGCTATCAGGAGCTAAATATGCAAGCGGTAGCGGTTCATAAATAA
- a CDS encoding aspartate/glutamate racemase family protein, with the protein MKKQTLGIIGGVGPLATMFIGEMIVRRTKATKDQEHVHTIIDNDTNIPDRTAFILDNTKENPVPVLVEDAKKLASVGANLIAIPCNTAHTFYDELAQGSPVPVLHMIRETAKRAHDLGAKRVGILATTGTLTSGMYQSALEEYGITPVIPDNPMKEKVMSIIYDYVKAGKDVTKEDWLPIEEAMLALNCDRIVLGCTELSIINRDLKLCDKYIDSLIVLAECAIVACGYELVD; encoded by the coding sequence ATGAAAAAACAAACTCTAGGTATAATTGGTGGCGTTGGTCCACTTGCAACAATGTTTATTGGCGAAATGATTGTAAGACGTACAAAGGCAACAAAAGATCAGGAGCATGTCCATACTATTATTGACAATGATACAAATATTCCAGATCGCACGGCCTTTATTTTGGATAATACAAAGGAAAACCCTGTTCCAGTATTAGTTGAGGATGCAAAAAAACTAGCTTCTGTTGGAGCGAATTTAATTGCGATTCCGTGTAATACGGCGCATACCTTTTATGATGAATTAGCGCAAGGCTCTCCAGTTCCTGTGTTGCATATGATTCGTGAAACGGCAAAACGTGCGCATGATTTAGGGGCAAAGCGCGTTGGTATTTTAGCGACAACCGGTACGTTAACTTCAGGTATGTATCAAAGCGCTTTAGAGGAATATGGTATTACACCAGTTATACCAGATAATCCTATGAAAGAAAAAGTGATGTCAATCATTTACGATTATGTGAAAGCTGGCAAAGATGTAACAAAAGAAGATTGGCTGCCTATCGAAGAGGCAATGTTGGCTTTAAATTGTGATCGTATCGTGCTAGGATGTACAGAGTTATCTATCATCAACCGAGATTTAAAATTATGTGATAAATATATAGATTCATTAATCGTTTTAGCGGAATGTGCTATTGTAGCATGTGGTTATGAATTAGTGGATTAA
- a CDS encoding SGNH/GDSL hydrolase family protein, giving the protein MKRLISLVSITVLSLTLGVSSAFARGENYVALGDSLAAGQTPYQEIDAGYSDLVAMRLGMIGQLNHYTKQLAFPGFTTADVLERVKSEEASALLANATLITISAGANDLLRLVQVNPSAGTLTFSQLQVDFALNSARKNMADLLAELKLRAPNAKVYVMGYYFAYPTVHATQKEGTNAQLLKLNTILEQQAEQAGMTYVNVYDAFGLQATHYLPNMADVHPNFEGYRQMANAFLKSYSGSDGLAISTTELPKPNPMTFQEIMEKQAESNEKPVVEQQEKVATVRSIQGFIGYATFIEKVKANQSIQPQRI; this is encoded by the coding sequence ATGAAACGACTAATAAGCCTAGTAAGTATAACTGTACTTTCGTTAACACTTGGTGTTTCATCTGCCTTTGCACGTGGTGAAAATTATGTAGCACTTGGAGATTCCTTAGCGGCAGGTCAAACACCGTATCAGGAAATTGATGCAGGTTATAGCGATTTGGTTGCGATGCGATTAGGAATGATTGGGCAATTGAATCACTATACAAAGCAGCTCGCTTTTCCTGGTTTCACAACGGCAGATGTTTTAGAGCGTGTTAAGTCTGAAGAAGCAAGCGCGCTACTAGCCAATGCAACGCTAATTACTATTTCCGCAGGTGCCAATGATTTACTACGTCTTGTGCAGGTTAACCCATCAGCTGGTACGTTAACATTTTCACAGCTTCAAGTAGATTTTGCGTTAAATAGTGCGCGAAAAAATATGGCGGATTTATTAGCTGAGTTGAAATTACGTGCACCCAATGCAAAAGTCTATGTCATGGGCTATTATTTTGCCTATCCCACTGTACATGCAACACAAAAAGAGGGAACGAATGCACAGCTCTTAAAGTTAAATACGATTTTAGAACAACAAGCTGAGCAGGCAGGGATGACTTATGTTAATGTCTACGATGCTTTTGGCTTGCAAGCTACTCACTATTTGCCAAATATGGCAGATGTCCATCCTAATTTTGAAGGATATCGTCAAATGGCAAATGCCTTTTTAAAATCGTATAGCGGTAGTGATGGCTTAGCTATTTCTACTACAGAGTTGCCTAAGCCGAACCCTATGACATTTCAGGAAATAATGGAGAAACAAGCAGAGTCCAACGAAAAACCTGTAGTGGAACAACAAGAGAAAGTCGCAACCGTCAGAAGCATTCAAGGTTTTATTGGCTATGCTACTTTTATAGAAAAGGTCAAAGCCAATCAATCCATACAGCCACAACGAATTTAA